Proteins encoded within one genomic window of Naumovozyma dairenensis CBS 421 chromosome 6, complete genome:
- the YAR1 gene encoding Yar1p (similar to Saccharomyces cerevisiae YAR1 (YPL239W); ancestral locus Anc_6.265), which produces MSTLHTEPLEQEDQDAIILDARSGDLESLKDIFTTLIHPKLLLTIKDSETKSTPLHMAAGNGHVEVIKYLLSLIEGKENQTKYINQVNDTGNTALHWAALNGKLDVVELICEEYDADPFIRNQFGHDAIFEAENNGKEDVETYFLKKYDVEPENDDEDDNGEESTEDNNTEEGESFHVETKEGHEIEQVTKEATEALRERTEKLASNKTSSTYFHRYIF; this is translated from the coding sequence ATGTCCACTCTTCATACAGAACCAttagaacaagaagatcAAGATGCCATTATTCTTGATGCTAGATCTGGAGATCTAGAATCATTGAAGGACATATTTACAACGTTAATTCATCCAAAATTACTACTTACGATTAAGGATTCCGAGACAAAATCCACACCTCTACATATGGCAGCAGGTAATGGACATGTCGAGGTGATTAAATATCTTCTATCATTAATTGAAGGTAAGGAGAATCAAACTAAATACATAAATCAAGTTAATGATACAGGCAATACGGCTTTACATTGGGCTGCATTAAATGGAAAACTAGATGTTGTAGAACTTATTTGTGAAGAATATGATGCGGATCCGTTTATTAGAAACCAATTTGGTCATGATGCTATTTTTGAAGCTGAAAATAACGGCAAAGAAGATGTGGAAACCTACttcttgaagaaatacGATGTCGAGcctgaaaatgatgatgaagacgaTAATGGTGAAGAAAGTACAgaggataataatacagaAGAAGGAGAATCATTCCATGTGGAAACCAAAGAAGGACATGAGATTGAACAAGTGACAAAGGAAGCCACTGAAGCTCTCAGGGAACGCACTGAAAAACTAGCATCGAATAAAACGTCATCAACATATTTCCACcgttatatattttaa
- the SUI3 gene encoding translation initiation factor eIF2 subunit beta (similar to Saccharomyces cerevisiae SUI3 (YPL237W); ancestral locus Anc_6.264) — translation MSSELASDLGFDPTLKKKKKSKKVAPESFDTVDASLTKESTPTSSTNPDDALFAGLKRKKKKSKDVATETSTNNTSVDDLSDVLGDLTLKKKKKKSKEATTDDFEKELAKAGVSTSKDGTPLSEGNSESETLQKEVGLPYPQLLSRFFDILRTNNPELAGDRSGPKFRIPPPVCLRDGKKTIFANIQDISEKLQRSPDHLIQYLFAELGTSGSVDGQKRLVIKGKFQSKQMENVLRRYILEYVTCKTCKSINTDLKKEQSNRLFFMVCKSCGSTRSVSSIKTGFQATVGKRRKM, via the coding sequence ATGTCCAGTGAACTAGCCTCTGATTTAGGATTTGATCCAacattaaagaagaagaagaagtcTAAGAAGGTTGCACCAGAAAGCTTCGACACTGTTGACGCTTCTTTAACTAAAGAATCTACACCAACATCATCTACCAACCCTGATGATGCTCTCTTTGCTGGGCTgaagagaaagaagaagaagtcTAAGGATGTTGCTACTGAAACGAGCACCAATAACACATCAGTAGATGACCTTTCAGACGTCCTTGGTGATTTAActttaaagaagaagaaaaagaagagtAAGGAAGCCACAACCGATGATTTCGAAAAAGAATTAGCTAAAGCTGGTGTTTCTACTAGTAAAGACGGTACACCATTAAGTGAAGGTAATAGTGAATCAGAAACACTTCAAAAGGAAGTTGGGTTACCCTATCCTCAACTTTTATCTAgattttttgatattttaaGAACTAATAACCCAGAATTAGCAGGTGATAGATCAGGTCCTAAATTTAGAATTCCTCCACCTGTATGTTTGCGTGATGGTAAGAAAACTATTTTTGCTAATATTCAAGACAttagtgaaaaattacaaagatCTCCTGACcatttgattcaatatttatttgCTGAATTAGGTACTTCTGGTTCCGTTGATGGTCAAAAAAGATTGGTCATTAAGGGTAAGTTCCAATCTAAACAAATGGAAAACGTTTTAAGAAGATATATTCTAGAATATGTGACTTGTAAGACTTGTAAGAGTATCAACactgatttgaaaaaggaaCAATCTAATAGATTATTCTTCATGGTTTGTAAGAGTTGTGGTTCTACAAGATCTGTTTCCTCTATTAAGACAGGTTTCCAAGCTACAGTTgggaaaagaagaaagatgtAA
- the ENV7 gene encoding putative serine/threonine protein kinase ENV7 (similar to Saccharomyces cerevisiae YPL236C; ancestral locus Anc_6.262) produces MLQSLFDKCYNICKASCCSCCCGYGNRLNSIIVVRTRHYKIEKLLKESPLSFIYLVTALDGGPPPISGALVSEDTTNDKNKIFVIKRIHCPFGDIESVSYAMREIENYKKFKNKFIMSCLDSELVQNLDGSKTCHILLPFYPMGSLQDAINRHILNGTSFSEAEIIRITIGIAKGLLYLNDPNSRDIPTTEPTNETMSITLSLPSTEVFNDYNDDEEGISPTNESDQLLSNTSNNRDVTKIFTGNSISYAHRNIKPSNILFSSDGSQVISDLSSTSKSNIHLKTGKQILDFKEWIDSCCSVPFMSPELLDLKMGSKIDEKVDIWSLGCTIYTIILGVSPFEREVQLTGKSIRMLILSANFTFPEGMERHASRELIDTIKQCLQVDPTKRPTINQLLNDLQALQSTV; encoded by the coding sequence ATGCTTCAGTCACTCTTTGATAAATGCTATAACATTTGCAAAGCaagttgttgttcttgttgttgtggcTACGGGAATAGgttaaattcaattatagTAGTTAGGACAAGACATTATAAGATTGAAAaactattgaaagaaaGTCCATTGTCTTTCATTTACTTGGTAACTGCTCTCGATGGAGGTCCGCCACCAATTTCAGGTGCATTAGTTTCTGAAGACACCACTAAcgataaaaataaaatatttgtaatCAAACGAATACATTGCCCCTTTGGTGATATAGAAAGCGTTTCATATGCAATGAGAGAAATTGAgaattataaaaaattcaaaaacaaGTTTATCATGAGTTGCTTAGATTCTGAATTGGTTCAAAATTTAGATGGATCCAAGACGTGTCACATCTTATTGCCATTTTATCCAATGGGTTCCTTACAGGATGCAATAAATAGACATATTTTGAACGGGACCTCATTCTCTGAAGctgaaattattagaatcaCGATCGGTATTGCCAAGGGTTTATTGTATCTAAATGATCCAAATTCAAGAGATATACCAACCACGGAACCTACAAATGAAACAATGTCAATAACTCTATCTCTTCCGAGTACAGAAGTATTTAATGATTATaacgatgatgaagaaggtaTCTCCCCAACTAATGAATCGGATCAATTGTTATCAAACACTAGCAATAATCGCGATGTGACAAAAATCTTTACAGGTAATTCTATTTCATATGCACATCGGAATATTAAACCTTcgaatattttattttcatcagaCGGCAGTCAAGTGATATCAGATTTATCTTCAACTTCTAAGTCAAACATTCATTTGAAGACGGGGAAACAAATATTAGATTTTAAAGAGTGGATAGATTCATGTTGTTCCGTGCCGTTTATGTCCCCAGAGTTACTTGACTTGAAAATGGGTTCtaaaattgatgaaaaagtAGACATTTGGTCCCTCGGTTGCACAATATATACAATCATACTTGGTGTTTCTCCATTTGAAAGGGAAGTACAGCTTACTGGAAAATCAATCAGAATGTTAATTCTTAGTGCTAACTTTACATTTCCTGAAGGAATGGAAAGACATGCTTCAAGGGAATTAATCGATACAATAAAGCAATGTCTTCAAGTTGACCCTACCAAGAGACCAACGATCaatcaattattgaatgatttaCAAGCATTACAAAGCACAGTATGA
- the RVB2 gene encoding RuvB family ATP-dependent DNA helicase reptin (similar to Saccharomyces cerevisiae RVB2 (YPL235W); ancestral locus Anc_6.261): MSIQTSDPNEPTDSLKSLSLIASHSHITGLGLDEHLQPRPTSEGMVGQLQARRAAGIILKMVQNGTIAGRAVLVAGPPSTGKTALAMGLSQSLGKDVPFTALAGSEIFSLELSKTEALTQALRKSIGIKITEETELIEGEVVEIQIDRSITGGHKQGKLTIKTTDMETIYELGNKMIDGLTKEKVLAGDVISIDKASGKITKLGRSFARSRDYDAMGADTRFVQCPEGELQKRKTVVHTVSLHEIDVINSRTQGFLALFTGDTGEIGSEVRDQINTKVAEWKEEGKAEIVPGVLFIDEVHMLDIECFSFINRALEDEFAPIIIMATNRGISQTRGTTYKSPHGLPLDLLDRSIIITTNQYNEQEIKTILSIRAQEEEVEITPEGLDLLTKTGVETSLRYSSNLISVSQQIALKRKSNVVDIVDIKKAYLLFLDSKRSVKFVQENESQYIDDQGRVQISTNGPALVTTGAPVDDSAMDTTE; the protein is encoded by the coding sequence ATGTCAATCCAAACAAGTGATCCAAACGAACCAACTGATTCCTTAAAATCACTCTCATTAATAGCATCCCATTCTCATATCACCGGTTTAGGTCTTGATGAACATTTACAACCACGTCCCACCTCCGAGGGAATGGTGGGCCAATTACAAGCACGTCGTGCCGCTGGtataatattgaagatgGTTCAAAATGGTACTATTGCAGGAAGAGCTGTCCTAGTTGCAGGACCTCCTTCCACTGGTAAGACTGCTTTGGCTATGGGTCTTTCACAATCTTTAGGGAAAGATGTGCCATTCACTGCGTTGGCTGGGTCCGAAATTTTCAGTTTAGAGTTGAGTAAGACTGAAGCTTTGACTCAAGCTTTGAGGAAATCCATTGGAATCAAGATTACTGAGGAGACGGAATTGATCGAGGGGGAGGTTGTCGAGATTCAAATTGATAGATCAATTACCGGAGGTCATAAACAGGGGAAATTGACCATTAAGACTACTGACATGGAAACTATATATGAACTTGGGAATAAGATGATTGATGGATTAACTAAGGAAAAAGTTCTTGCTGGGGATGTTATTTCCATTGATAAGGCTAGTGGTAAGATTACTAAATTGGGTAGATCATTTGCCAGATCAAGAGATTATGATGCAATGGGTGCAGACACAAGATTTGTTCAATGTCCAGAAGgtgaattacaaaaaaggAAGACTGTCGTACATACTGTTTCATTACATGAAATTGATGTAATCAACTCAAGAACACAAGGGTTCCTTGCCTTATTTACAGGTGATACTGGTGAAATTGGTTCTGAAGTAAGAGATCAAATTAATACTAAAGTTGCTGAAtggaaagaagaaggtaaAGCAGAAATTGTTCCAGGTGTCCTATTCATTGATGAAGTTCATATGTTAGATATTGAatgtttttcatttattaatagagctttagaagatgaatttgctccaattattataatgGCCACTAATAGAGGTATTTCACAAACTAGAGGAACTACATATAAATCTCCACATGGGTTACCGttagatttattagataGATCGATCATCATTACTACGAACCAAtataatgaacaagaaattaaaacaatattatcaattagagctcaagaagaagaggtgGAAATAACACCAGAAGGTCTTGATTTATTGACAAAGACAGGTGTGGAAACAAGTTTACGTTATAGTAGTAACTTAATTTCAGTGTCTCAACAAATTGCCttaaaaaggaaaagtaACGTTGTAGATATTGTCGATATCAAAAAGGCATATCTATTATTCTTAGACAGTAAAAGATCAGTGAAATTTgttcaagaaaatgaaagtCAATATATCGATGATCAAGGTAGAGTTCAAATTTCAACAAATGGACCAGCCCTTGTGACTACAGGGGCTCCAGTCGATGATAGTGCTATGGATACAACTGAATAA
- the VMA11 gene encoding H(+)-transporting V0 sector ATPase subunit c' (similar to Saccharomyces cerevisiae TFP3 (YPL234C); ancestral locus Anc_6.260), translated as MSSTEVNQYAPLYAPFFGFAGCAAAMILSNVGAAIGTAKSGIGISGIGTFKPELIMKSLIPVVMSGILAIYGLVVAVLIAGNISPTQDYTLFNGFMHLSCGLCVGFACLSSGYAIGIVGDVGVRKFMHQPRLFVGIVLILIFSEVLGLYGMIIALILNTKGSE; from the coding sequence ATGTCATCAACAGAAGTGAACCAATACGCACCATTATATGCCCCATTTTTTGGCTTTGCCGGCTGTGCAGCAGCCATGATTCTATCTAACGTGGGTGCCGCCATTGGTACGGCCAAATCAGGTATCGGTATTTCCGGTATTGGTACATTTAAACCAgaattgataatgaaatctTTGATTCCCGTCGTCATGAGTGGTATCTTGGCCATTTATGGTCTAGTTGTGGCCGTTTTGATTGCTGGGAATATTTCACCAACTCAAGATTATACTTTATTTAATGGATTTATGCATTTAAGTTGTGGTCTTTGTGTTGGATTTGCTTGTTTGAGTAGTGGGTATGCTATTGGAATTGTTGGTGACGTTGGTGTAAGGAAATTTATGCATCAACCTAGATTATTTGTCGGGATTGTTTTAATACTTATTTTCTCTGAAGTTTTAGGTTTATATGGGATGATTATTGCATTGATTTTGAATACTAAAGGTTCTGAATAA
- the NSL1 gene encoding MIND complex subunit NSL1 (similar to Saccharomyces cerevisiae NSL1 (YPL233W); ancestral locus Anc_6.259), whose amino-acid sequence MSFAYPDRLDITVAQLKGIYEQLQEVFNDRLDLVLPEEQFEPNDPMRREVQVNVQNFVNDVMDMAIKSLRVIDVDDGVEEEDTMGIKELLKESEKKNVEPFDLELNEKVRQAYQEWEDQTVKVAQLRENGPRKVNELYMSEASTYLNKLDSRIDDLSKEITLDDKTPQYKDDDEDYKTIRNIHEATSTYHESLQNLYDTEQRIPEIRSNIDKLKHLVAYLEKD is encoded by the coding sequence ATGTCGTTTGCCTATCCTGATAGATTAGATATTACTGTAGCCCAATTGAAAGGCATCTATGAACAATTACAAGAGGTATTTAATGATCGACTAGACCTTGTATTACCTGAGGAACAATTTGAACCAAATGATCCCATGAGAAGAGAAGTACAAGTCAATGTACAAAATTTCGTAAATGATGTTATGGATATGGCTATCAAGTCTTTACGTGTaattgatgttgatgatggagttgaagaggaagataCTATGGGTATTAAGGAATTGTTGAAAGAATcagagaagaagaatgttGAACCATTTGATTTAGAACTTAATGAAAAAGTGAGACAAGCTTACCAAGAATGGGAAGATCAAACTGTTAAAGTTGCTCAGCTGAGAGAGAATGGTCCCCGAAAAGTCAATGAACTTTATATGTCTGAAGCATCGACATACCTGAATAAATTAGATTCAAGAATTGATGACTTGTCAAAAGAAATCACACTTGATGACAAAACCCCTCAATATAAGGATGACGACGAAGATTATAAAACTATAAGGAACATACATGAAGCAACTTCGACTTATCATGAAAGTTTACAAAATCTCTATGATACTGAACAAAGAATACCAGAAATTAGATCCAATATTGAcaaattgaaacatttaGTGGCATATTTGGAGAAGGATTGA
- the NDAI0F01380 gene encoding uncharacterized protein (similar to Saccharomyces cerevisiae SSO2 (YMR183C) and SSO1 (YPL232W); ancestral locus Anc_6.258): MSYNNDPFRDDSNPYDEESFEMNNNNNITSSNTQDHSSSSDFITFMNTINHINQKLNTYESLINQIDRYHNNLLIEVNGDNSINMRNELDNLVSQASDLQYQLKDEIKNSQRLGLNDINKQTQAENSRQKFLKLIQDYRIIDSNYKDENKQQAMRQYKIVQPDATAEEVENAINDVGGQQIFSQALLNANRRGEAKTALDEVQTRHQELLKLEKSMAELNQLFNDMEQLVLEQQEVIETIDQNVEAAQEDVEQGIGHTTKAVKSARTARKNKIRCYIICALIVAVVVVVVVVPSVVVNR; the protein is encoded by the coding sequence ATGAGCTATAATAATGATCCATTCAGAGATGATTCTAATCCTTATGATGAAGAAAGTTTCGAAAtgaacaataacaacaatataaCTAGTAGTAATACCCAGGatcattcttcttcttcagatTTCATCACATTTATGAACACGATAAACCATAtcaatcaaaaattaaatacaTACGAATCATTAATAAACCAAATTGATCGTTACcataataatcttttaataGAAGTCAATGGGGATAATTCTATAAATATGAGAaatgaattagataatttaGTCTCTCAAGCATCTGATTTAcaatatcaattaaaagatgaaattaaaaacaGTCAAAGATTAGGattaaatgatataaataaacaaactcAAGCTGAAAATTCAAGACAAAAATTCTTAAAATTAATTCAAGATTATAGAATTATAGACTCTAattataaagatgaaaataaacaacaaGCAATGAGACAATATAAAATTGTTCAACCAGACGCAACGGCGGAAGAAGTGGAAAATGCGATAAATGATGTTGGGGGTCAACAAATCTTTTCTCAAGCTCTTTTGAATGCAAATAGACGTGGAGAAGCAAAGACTGCATTAGATGAAGTTCAAACAAGAcatcaagaattattaaaattggaaaaatcaATGGCtgaattgaatcaattatttaatgacATGGAACAATTAGTTCTGGAACAACAAGAAGTTATAGAGACTATAGATCAAAATGTTGAAGCAGCTCAAGAAGATGTAGAACAAGGGATTGGTCATACAACTAAAGCAGTGAAAAGTGCAAGAACAGctagaaaaaataaaataaggTGCTATATTATTTGTGCCTTAATTGTAGCAGTTGTAGTAGTGGTTGTGGTAGTACCATCTGTTGTTGTCAACCGTTAA